The following nucleotide sequence is from Desulfovibrio aminophilus DSM 12254.
AGGGGTCGGGCAGGCTCTGGCCCAGGGTGTCGGCGAACACGGCGCGGACCATGTTCTCGGCCAGGCCCATGACCATGGCCTCGTCCGCGAAGCTCATCTCGATGTCGATCTGGGTGAACTCGGGCTGGCGGTCGGCGCGCAGGTCCTCGTCGCGGAAGCACTTCACGATCTGGTAGTAGCGCTCCATGCCCGAGACCATGAGCAGCTGCTTGAACAGCTGGGGGGACTGGGGCAGGGCGTAGAAGCTGCCCTGGTTCAGGCGGCTGGGCACCAGGAAGTCGCGCGCGCCCTCGGGCGTGGACTTGGTCAGCACCGGGGTCTCGATCTCCAGGAAGCCGTTGGCGTCCAGGAAGCGGCGCACGCTCTGGGCGGCCTTGTGGCGCAGCACGAAGTTGCGGGCCAGCTTCGGACGGCGCAGGTCCAGGTAGCGGTGCTTGAGCCGGAGCATCTCCGAGGTGTCCACGCGGTCCTCGATGGGGAAGGGCGGGGTCTCGGAGGTGTTCAGCAGCTTCCACTCCCGGGCCACGATCTCCACCGCGCCGGTGGTCAGGTTCGGGTTGCTCATGCCCTCGGGCCGGGCGCGGACCACGCCCTTGAGGGCCACCACGTACTCCACGCGCAGGGCGTGGGCCCGCTCGTGGGCGTCGGGGTGCTCGGGGCTGAACACGCACTGGGTCAGGCCCTCGCGGTCGCGCAGGTCGATGAAGATGAGCCCGCCGTGGTCGCGGCGGAACTGCACCCAGCCCATGAGGCAGACCTCGGCCCCGATGTCGGCGGCCGTGAGCGCGTTGCAGTGGTGCGTGCGCCGCCAGCCCGCCAGATCCTCGATGACCCGGTACTCGTCGTAGGAGCGTTCTTCCTGGATGGGTTCGGACATATGTTTCCTCGCGATCGCGGTGTTATTCCTCGGTTCGTTCCGGCAGGGCCGCCGAGAGCAGGGCTTCCAGGCCGGACACGGCGACCATGGCCAGCAGGCGTTCACGGGGCACGTGACGCTGGTCGGCCGCGCCGCCCATGTCCTTGATGAGCACGAGCCCCTTGTCGAACTCCTCGCCGCCGACCACCAGGGCCATGCGCGCGCCGGACTTGTTGGCCCGCCGCAACTGGCTCTTCAGGCTGCCCGGGGCGTAGGCCACCTCGCCGGAGAGCCCGCGTTCGCGCAGGCCCTGGGCCAGAATCAGGCACTGGTTCACGGCCCGCTCGTCGAGCACGGCCAAATGGAAGTCCGGCCGGGACTCGGGGCAGTGCTCCAGGAGCATGGCCAGGCGCTCCATGCCGCAGGCGAAGCCCACGCCCGGAACGTCCGGGCCGCCCAGGGAGCCCACCAGACCGTCGTAGCGGCCGCCCCCGGCCACGGCCGTCTGGGAGCCGATCTCGCCGGAGGTGATCTCGAAGGCCGTGCGCTGGTAGTAGTCCAGGCCGCGCACCAGCCGGGGATTCAGGGTGTAGGCCACCCGCGCGGCGTCCAGCAGGGCCTTCACGGTGTCGAAGTGCTCCCGGCAGTGGCCGCAGACGTGGTCCGTGATGTGCGGGGCGTCCTTGGTCAGCTCCCCGCACCCCGGCACCTTGCAGTCCAGCACGCGCAGGGGGTTGGTCTCCACCCGGCGGCGGCAGTCCTCGCACAGCTTTTCCCGGTCCAGACCGGCGAAGAAGGCCGTCAGGGCCTGGCGGAACATGGGACGGCACTCGCGACAGCCCAGGGTGTTCAGCTCCACGGAAAGCCGGGTGAGCCCGATGTCCGTGAGGAACGTCCGCAGCATGAGGATCAGCTCGGCGTCGGCCTGGGGCTCGTTCGCCCCGAGAATCTCGGCGTTGATCTGGTGGAACTGGCGCTGGCGGCCCTTCTGCGGCCGCTCGTAGCGGAACATGGGGCCGGTGGTGAAATATTTCCGCACCTGGCCGGGCTGCCAGTCCCCGCCCTCGATGAAGGCCCGCATGACCCCGGCCGTGGCTTCGGGCCGCAGGGTCAGCAGGCGGCCCTTGCGATCCGGGAAGGTGAACATCTCCTTGCCCACCACGTCGGTGTCCTCGCCGATGGACTTGGCGAAAAGTTCGGTGTGTTCGAGCAGCGGCGTGCGCAGTTCGCCGAAGCCGTAGCGGCCGAAGATCTCCCGGGCCCGGGATTCCAAAAACGTGAACTTGGCCGCCTCTTCCGGGAAAAGGTCAGCGAACCCTTTGATTTTCTGGATTTTCATGATGTGACCGAAAGCCCCTCTCGCAACGCCGGTTATTGCCGGAGATTCCCGGCCGGTGCAAACGAAATCCGTTAGTCCAGGAAGGGGCGACTTGTCAAAACGGGCATCGCCCGCTCCCCGAAAAATCAGGGAAAACCTTTCCGCCGAATCTGGACATCCACGGGAAAAACGCTACCACTGGGCCTTCGGGGGGCTTCGCCCCGTTTCAGAAAGGCATGAGAAGGCTTTCGCCGTTCCATGAACCGGCGAAGCCGGGGGGGCTTCGCCCCGTTTCAGATAAGGCCAAGAGGGGATTTGTCCCCGTTTTGCGGAAAAAACAAAGAGCCCGGGGCAGGAACCGACATGGACCACCCGTTGCGTCGCGCCAAACGGAAACTCGATGACGAGACGGCCTTCGCCGTCCTCCGCCGCTGCACCTGGGGATTCCTCTCCCTGGTCGGCCCGGACGGCGACCCATACGGCGTGCCGATCAATCACGTCCTGCTGGAGGAAGGCGGCAGAAAACGCCTCCTGTTCCACTGCGCCCGCGAGGGCCGCAAGATCGACTGCCTGAAACACCGGCCCAGGGCTTTCTTCGTGGCCGTGGAAAACCCGGAGACCCTGCCGGACAAGTTCAGCACCGCCTACGCCAGCGCCATGGTCTCCGGCCCGGTGGAGATCGTGGACGACCCGGACGAGAAACGGGCCCTGCTCACGGCCTTCGTGCGCGGGCTGGCCCCCGCGTTCCAGGAGCGCGGCCGCAAACACATCGAACACCGTCTGCGCGACTGCCTCGTCCTCACCCTGGAGATCGAACACGTCTGCGGCAAGGGACGCAAAGAAGAGGAGCCCTACGCCCTCGCCCACCTCGGCTTCGCCGTGTCATAAAAAGACGAAGAGGGGTTCAGCTTATTTCATGAAGCGCGGAAGCAGTCCGCGCGCGTTCAACACCGGCCCGGCCGGGGAGGGTTTCCAATGCCGTTCGTGAACATCCGCATCACCCGCGACGGGGCCACCGCCGAGCAGAAAGCCCGGCTCATCAAGGGCGTCACCGACCTCCTGGTGGAGGTCCTGGACAAGAACCCGGCCACCACCGTGGTCATCATCGACGAGGTGGACACCGACAACTGGGGCATCGGCGGCGAGAGCGTGACGAAACGGCGCGAACTCGCGCGGTAAGGGCGAGGCGGACGTGACGCGGGTCAGCCCAGGCCAGCGGGCTCGATCTTCAGGCTGCCCACGGGCGTGAGCGGCTTTTCGTCCACGTAGTCCACGCGCAGGGCCGCGAAGGCCCCCAGGCAGACGGGATAGAGCGGGGCGTTGAGGTATTTCCAGGGCGCGGCGTCGCGCCAGGTGGCCGTGGGACCGGGCAGGACGGAACGGGCGTAGCGCGGCGGACGCCCCAGGCCCTGCTCGGCCATGCGCCGCATCTCGGGCCAGGAGAACCAGCGGGCCTGGCCCAGGGTGCGGCCGGGCCGGTTGCGGCCGTGGGACAGCCAGTACAGGGACCAGCGGTTCAGGAAGCCGACCAGCACCCCCCGCGCCGCCACCCGCGCGGCCTCGCGCAGCGCGCCCAGGGGATCGTCGCAGAACTCCAGCACGCTCCAGAGCACCACGTAGTCGAATTCGTTGTCGCAGAAGCCCAGGCTCTCGCCGTTGGCCACCTGGATGTCGGCCCGCTTGCCGAGTCGGTCGCGGGCGGCCGCCACCATGGCCTCGGAGCGGTCCACCCCGGTGACGTCGAAGCCGGTGTGGTAGAGCAACTCCAGGAACAGGCCGGTGCCGCAGCCCACCTCCAGCAGGGTCTTGCCCCGTCGGGGCCAGCCCGCGACCATGGCCTCCAGCAGACGCCGCTCGGCGGCGAAGGCGAAGCGGCCCTCGGGGGTCTCGAACCAGCGGTCGTAGCGGGCGGCGTTCCAGTTCATCTCGATCCTTTCCCCGAACGTCTCGTTCTCCGGGCCGAGGCGGCGCGGGGCGCTCAATGCGTCGCACGGCGGCCGGACGCGCCGCCGGAAGCGCGGAAGCCCGCGGCTTCCGGCCGGGGCCGTGGGGGCCGAAGCCCCCCGACCGTCGGTCGCATCTTCCTACATATCGAGAGCGTCGGCAACCTTGCCCACCAATTTCTCGGAGGGCGTGAGGGTCTTCTTGCCGGGCTCCCACTTGGCCGGGCAGGCCTCGGCGGGATGGTCCTTGAGATAGACGTTGGCCTTCATCTTGCGCACGAGTTCATCGGCGTTGCGGCCCACGTTGTAGAAGTTCACCTCCGAGGCGACCAGCACGCCCTCGGGGTTGATGATGAAAGTGCCGCGCAGGTCCAGGCCCGAGGCCGGATCCCAGACGTCGAAGTAGCGCGAGACCTCGCCGTTGGGGTCGGCGGCCATCTTGAAGCGCACGTTCTGGAGCAGGCGCTCGTCGTTCTTCCAGGCCATGTGCACGAACTTGGTGTCCGTGGACACTGAGAGAACCTCCGCGCCCAGCTTGACCAGATCGGCGTGCCTCTCGGCCAGGTCGGCCAGCTCCGTGGGGCAGACGAAGGTGAAGTCCGCCGGATAGAAGACCAGGATCGTCCATTTGCCTTGCTTCTTCAGGTCGGCCAGGGAGACCTCGCCGAAGCCGCCCTCGGCGGGATCATAGACCTCCAGGGTGAAGTCCCGGACCGGCAGGCCCACCTTGGCGCATTCAAGCAGTTCCTCATAATCGTCGTGTCCGCAGGACATATTGCTTTCTCCTTGCTCTGAATTTAGGGTACACTAGATTTTCCCGGTAATTGATAATAATAATCATCTGGCGCGCCAGCGTCAAGAACCGTCCCACAACGATTCGGCCGCCGACAAAAACGAGGATTCCCGCCCATGACGCTCATCCACGGCTTCCGCAAGATCCGCGAACAGGACATCCCGGAGATCCGCACCCGCGCCCAGGTCTACGAGCACGTCAAGACCGGCGGCCGTCTCCTCTCCCTGCTCAACGAGGACGAGAACAAGGTCTTCGGCATCAGCTTCCGCACCCCGCCCCGCGACTCCACCGGCGTGGCCCACATCCTGGAGCACTCGGTGCTCTGCGGCTCGCGCAAGTACCCGGTGCGGGAGCCCTTCGTGGAGCTGCTCAAGGGCTCGCTCCAGACCTTCCTGAACGCCCTGACCTTCCCGGACAAGACCTGCTATCCCGTGGCCAGCACCAACGTCCAGGACTTCTACAACCTCATCGACGTGTACCTGGACGCGGTGTTCCATCCCCGGCTCACCGAGAACACCCTGCGCCAGGAGGGCTGGCACTACGACCCCGAGACTCCCGAAGGCCCGCTCAACTTCAAGGGCGTTGTCTTCAACGAGATGAAGGGAGCCTATTCCTCGCCGGACAACCAGCTCTACGAGTATTCCCAGCACGCCCTGTTCCCGGACGTGACCTACGGCCTGGACTCCGGCGGCGACCCGGAGCAGATCCCGGACCTGACCTTCGACGACTTCATGGCCTTTCACCGGGCCCACTACCAGCCGACCAACGCCTTCGCCTTCTTCTACGGCGACGACGACCCGGTGGAACGGCTGCGCATCCTGGACGAGGCCTTCTCGGAATTCGAACGCGGGCGGCCGGGCCACTACATCCCGCTGCAGAAGCCCTTCCGCGAGCCCGCGCGCCTGGAGCGGCCCTACGCCGCCGGGCCCGGCGAGGGCCAGAAGTCCATGTTCACCCTGAACTTCTGCCTGCCCGAGGCCGCCGACCCGGACCTCAACCTGGGCCTGAACGTGCTCGAGCACATCCTCATCGGCCTGCCCTCCTCGCCGCTGCGCAAGGCCCTCATGGACTCGGGCCTGGGCGAGGATCTGGCCGGGGCGGGCCTGGAAACGGACCTGCGCCAGATGTACTTCTCCGTGGGCCTCAAGGGCATGGCCCGGGGCAAGGCCGACGAGGCCGCCGAACTGGTCCTCTCCACCCTGGCGCGGCTGGCCGACGACGGCCTGGACCCCAAGGACATCGAGGCCGCGGTGAACTCCGTGGAGTTCGACCTGCGCGAGAACAACACCGGCTCGTTCCCGCGCGGGCTCTCGCTCATGTTCCAGGCCCTGACCTCCTGGCTGCACGAGGGCGACCCCCTGGCCCTGCTGCCCTTCGAAACCCCGCTGGCCGCGCTCAAGGAGCGCCTGGCCTCGGGCGAACCCGTGTTCGAGGGCCTCATCCGCCGCCACTTCCTGGACAACTCCCACCGGGCCCTGGTGGTCCTCAACCCGGACCCCGAACTCGCGGCCCGGCGCGAGACCGCCGAACGCAAGCGCCTGGACGCCGTGGCCGCCCGCCTGGACGCGGAACGGATGGCCCGGCTGGAGGCCCAGGCCCGGGAGCTGGAACGCCTCCAGGAAACCCCGGACAGCCCCGAGGATCTGGCGAAAATCCCCCGCCTCCAGCTCTCGGACCTGCCCCTGGAGAACGCGGTCATCCCCGCCGAAACCGTCGCCCTGGGCGCGGAACCGGCCCAGTTCCACGACCTGTTCACCAACGGCATCCTCTACCTGGACCTGGGCTTCGACCTCTCGGCCGTGCCCGACCGGCTGCTGCCCCTGGCGCCCCTCCTGGGCCGCGTCCTGCTGGAGACCGGCACCGCGAAGACCGACTTCGTGACCTTGACCCAGCGCATCGCCCGCAAGACCGGCGGCATCGCGCCCCAGACCTTCGTGACTCCCTCGCGGCCCGGGCCCGAGGCCGCGGCCCGGCTCTTCCTGCGCGGCAAATGCACCCTGGCCCAGGCCCCGGACCTTTGCGACATCCTGGCCGAGGTGCTCACCTCCGCCGACCTGGGCAACCGCGAACGCGTGCGCCAGATCGTCATGGAGACCAAGGCCCGCCGCGAGCAGCGTCTGGTCCCGGCCGGGCACAGCATCGTGGCCACCCGGCTCAAGGCCCGCATGGGCCGGGCGCACCTCATGGACGAGCGGATGCACGGCGTGACCGGCCTGTTCTTCATCCGCGAACTGGCCCAGCGCGTGGAGCGGGACTTCGGCTGTGTGCGCGCGGACCTGGAGGAATTGCGGGACATCCTGGTGCGGCGCTCCGGGCTGGCCCTGAACGTGACCTGCGACGCCAAGGGCCTGGAAGCGGCGCGCTCGGCCGTGGCCGACCTGGCCGCCGCCCTGCCGGACGCCCCGGCCCCGGCCCCGGCCGAGCGTGCGCCCCTGTCCCTGCCCGCCCGCGAGGGCCTGGCCCTGCCCGCCCAGGTGAACTACGTGGGCAAGGGCCTGAACCTCTTCGACCAGGGCTGGAGCTTCGACGGCTCGGCCCATGTGGTGGGCAAGCTCCTGCGCGCCTCCTACCTCTGGGAGCGCGTACGGGTGCAGGGCGGAGCCTACGGCGCGTTCTGCTCCCTGGACCGCCTCTCCGGGGCCTGCACCTTCGTCTCCTACCGCGACCCCAACGTGGACCGCACCCTGAAGGCCTTCGACGAGACGGCCCAGCACCTGAAGAACCTCAAGCTGGACCGCGACGAGTTGGAAAAGGCCGTCATCGGGGCCATCGGCGAGATCGACGGCTACATGCTGCCCGACGCCAAGGGCTTCGCCTCCCTGGCCCGGACGCTCAACGGCGAGGACGAGGCCTTCCGCCAGAAGGTGCGCGAGGAGGTGCTCTCCACGGGACCGGCGGACTTCGCGGCCTTCGGCGAGGCCCTGGCGGCCCTCAAGGACAAGGGCGAGGTGGTGGTCCTGGGCGAGACCAAGGCCCTGGAGCAGAGCGCGGCCGGATTGAAGGTGGAGCGGATACTCTAACGGAGCGTTGGAAAATCTTTTTCGCGGGCCGTTCAAAAAACGCGCGGGCAAGACCCTGAAAGGCTCACGGCCGCCGCGTTCTTTTTCAACGGTCCGTCGGCCGGGAGGCGGCGATGGGCGTCTTTCTGCAATCCCTGGAGGAGATCGCGCCGGGCGCGCGGATCACGATCTACGGCGCGGGCAACGCGGGCTACCGCCTGCGGCGCAGGCTGCGGGCCGACCGGCCGGACGTGGACGTGCGCCGCTACCTGGACAGCCGCAGGTCGGGGGCCTTCGACGGCCTGGAGATGCTGGCCCTGGACGGCCTGGAGCCCCCGGACCCCGCCCGCGACCTCATCCTCGTGGCCTCGGTGCACTGGCCCGAGATGGTCGAGGCGCTCGAAGCCCGGGGCGTGACGACCTTCAAGGTCTACGACGAATCCATCCACCTGCCCGCCGACTTCGGGGGCATCATCCAGGAGGAGCGCATCCGGCAGCTCTGCCTGGCGGCGCACTACGCCCACACCCTGCCCGGCGACCTGGCCGAGTTCGGCGTGGCCACGGGCGCCTCGGCGGCCATCCTGGCCGGGATCATGAAGGCCGAGGACGGCCTGGGCCGCCCGCCGCGCCGCCTGTTCCTCTTCGACAGCTTCGAGGGCCTGCCCGAGGCGACCTCGGACGTGGACCGCGACACGCCCCTGGTGCGATCCGGGGCCTGGGGCCCGGGGGCCTTCCGGGTGCGCTCCGTGGAGCGGGTGCTGGAGCGGATCACGGCCTGCGGCCTGACGCGGGAACGGCTGGTGGTGACGCCCGGCTTCTTCGAGGCGAGCCTGGCGCGGATTCCGGCCGGCACGCGCTTCTCCCTGGCGCACGTGGACTGCGACCTGTACCTCTCGGCCCTGCAGGTGCTGGAGGCCTGCTTCGGGCGCGGACTGCTGGTCCCCGGGGCCATGCTCCTGTTCGACGAGTGGCAGGCCACGGGCGCGGACCCGGAACTGGGCGAACGCCGGGCCTGGGCCGAGGCCGTGGAACGCTTCAACGTGCGTTTCAGCGACGTGGGGGAGTATTCCTGGCACGGCCGCAAGTTCGTGGTCCACGGCTACGACGCCGCGCGCTGAGGATTCCCGATCCGCGCGCCCCATGGGCGTCGGACATCGGACGTGAAAAAGCCCCCGTTCCAACAGGAGCGGGGGCCTTTTTCATTCCTCCCGGCCGGGCAGGCCGTCCAGCCAGCGCCGGAGCACGTCCGGGGCCACGGCCTCCAGGGCCGGGCCCAGGCGGGCCGAGTCCGCGCGCAGGCCCGGGATGTCGATCCCGGCGGCGCGCAGTTCGCAGGTATGGCCGATGAGCCAGCGTTCGATGAGGCCGCCGCGCGCCTCGGGGTGGAATTGCAGCCCCAGGGCGAAGCCGCCCAGGTCGAAGGCCTGATGCGTGCAGATGTCCGTGGAGGCGAGCAGTCGCGCGCCTTCGGGCAGATCGAAGGTGTCGCCGTGCCAGTGCAGCACGGCCGTGTTCTCCAGGGGAGCGAGGCAGGACGCCCGTCCCTCGTCGGTGAGGGCCAGCCGCGACCAGCCGATCTCCTTGGCCGGGCCGGGATGGACCCGCGCGCCCAGGGAGGCGGCCATGAGCTGCGCGCCCAGGCAGACGCCCAGGGTGGGCCTCCGGGCCTCCAGGCGCTTGCGGATCAGCCCCAGTTCCTCGCGCAGAAAGGGATAGTCCTCTTCCTCGTTGACCCCGATGGGGCCGCCGAGGACCAGAAGCAGGTCCGGGGCCAGAGGGTCGCCCAGGTCGTCCACGCCCGCCTGGAGCGTTTCCGGAACGTAGCCCCGCTCTTCCAATACGGGGCCGAAGGCCCCCGCATCCTCGAAGGCCACATGGACGACGACGCGCGCCCGAAGCACTCCGCCCCCTACTGCCCGGCGGCCGGGCTCTGCGCGCCGGACTCCATGAGCTGCTCCAGGGCCTGGACCGCGCCAACGGGATTCACGCTCACGCTGCCCTTGACCGAGGTCTTGGTGGTCTTGGTGGTGGTGCTGGAGCCGTCGGCGCTCGTGGAGGTGCTCGTATGCGAGGAGCCGTCCTTGGCCGTGACCACGGGCACGCTCACGGCCGAGCCCGCGCCCAGGGCCGCGCCCGAAAGCGCCGCGGCCGGGTCCATCCTCGGCGGCTGGGCCGAGGCGTTCATTCCCTGGGAAGCGGCCTGCGGAGCCCCTCCGCGCAGGGCCCACTGGTTCGCGCCCCGGCGCTCGGCGGCGGCCGTGGTCTCGCGGGTCACGCCGCCCAGGCGCGAGGTGAGCACGAAGTCGCGCACCCAGACGCCGTTCTCCTGACGCGCGGGCTGAGGAGCGATGGTGTAGGCCACGCCCGTGGACGGGTTGGTCCAGGACTGGCTCTGGCCCGAGGCCAGGGTCTCCAGGGAACGGCCGATCCAGCCCAGGTCCGAGGCGTCCAGGGCCTCCGGGCCGGGCATGTTGGCCGGGGTGGCCGAGGAGGCCAGGGGCACGAGGGTCACGGACACGGCCGATGGCGAAAGCAGGTAGGCCTCGCCGGTCTGCTCCTGGGCGTCCATGGACTGGACTCCGGCGTTCACGCCCCAGGCCGGATTGTTCATGAACTGGCCGGTCTGCAGACCCTGGCCCACGGCCCGGGCCATGACCTTCTCGCTCTGGTAGACCCGGCGCACGACCACGTCCTGCTGGCGGTAGCCGTCGCGGGTCAGGGTCAGGATGTGGTCCGCGTTGCGGGTCAGCTCCACCTGGCAGGGCGTGGTGCAGACCTCCGCGCCGTCGGCCCGCACGCGCGCGCCGTCGGGGATGGTGGACACGGGAATCTTCTGGGTCAAGACCGTGGGCGCGCAGGCCGCGCAAGCGAAAAGAACGAACAGCAGCGGAAAAAACCGTCTCTTCATGAATCCCCCCCGGAAGCCGTCAGCGGCCGCCGCTCACCTTGTTCTTGATGAATTCCTGGAATTTCCTGGCTTCCTCGTGGTTCTTGTTCATGGCCAGGCACTTTTCCAGATGATACTCGGCCTTGGGAATGTCGCCCTTCTCGAAGTAGGCCCGGGCCACGTTGTAGTGCAGATTCTCATCGGTCTGGGTCATCTCCAGGGCCCGGGTGTAGTACTCGATGGCCTGGTCGTGCATGCCGGTCTTGCGCAGGCTGATGCCGAACTCGTTGAAGAGATGCTTGTGTTCCGTGCTGAAGGCCGCGTCCAGGTGCACCACCCGGCCGAAAATGTCGTCGGCCTTGGCGGTCTCGCCCTTGGCCATGTAGGTCAGGCCCAGGCCGAAGTTGGCCCGCACGTTCTCCACGTCCACCTTGAGCACGTTGCCGAACTCGAACTCCGCGCTGTAGAGCGCGCCGCGCTCGCGCTGCTCCTCGGCGCGGCGGATGGTTCGGGAAAGCTCCTGCATCTTGGGATAGACGATCTTGGTGTAGAACTCGAGCTCGGGCTGGTACTTGTCCAGGAAGTCGGCCTTGGGCACCTCGGTCTTGGGACCGGAGGGCACGTGCTGGGTGTTCAGGGGCTGGACCTCCACCACCCCGTCGTCGCGCTCCTCGGCGTACCAGTACATCTTGCTGATGGTCTTGCGGGTGGTGGTCCCGGTGCCGATCTTCTCCACCACTTGGGAGGAGAAGAGGCCCTTGATCTTCTGGCGCATGTGCTCCGTCGGGTCCGCCTGGGCCTTCCGCGCCTGGCCCTCGGGCCCGGCGGCCTCGAAGGGCTGCTGGTCCCGGGCCACCTTGTTCGCCTCGCTCATGTCGCTCCCTCCACACTGGCAACCCTGTTACACTGCTGACAAAACCTTGGCAACTCCGCGCCGCCGTGCTATGAGTGCGGGCACTCGCTTCCGGGGGAGGCCCCGGGAACGATGACATCGCTTTCCGTTTCGGATAGACCACGGTTTTCCGTTCCCGACAGACCGCCCACAAGGGGCCCATCCGCCATCTGGAGGTACGTTTCGCATGGAACGCAAGATCGGCGCGCGTATCCGCGCATTCCGCGAGAAGAAGGAACTGTCCCTGGCCGACCTGGCCGAACGCACCGGCCTGGACCCGGCCTTTCTCACCGCCGTGGAGGAGGAGGACCGCTACCCCTCCCTTGGGCCGCTGCTGAAGATCGCCCGCGCCCTGGGACTGCGCCTGGGCACCTTCCTGGACGACCAGGTGAGCCGCGACCCCCTGGTGGTCCGCCGGGGCGAGCGCCGCGAGGAACTGACCATGCACCAGTCCCGCGACGGCAAGCCGGGACTGCGCTTCCACCCTCTGGGCAAGGGCAAGACCGACCGCCACATGGAGCCCTTCTTCATCGAGCTGCCGCCCGAGGACGAGTCCGAGCACAAGCTCTCCTCCCACGAAGGCGAGGAATTCATCGTCTGCGTCAAGGGCCGCGTGGCCGTGACCTACGGCCCGGAGAAGGTCGTGCTCGAACAGGGCGACAGCATCTACTACAACTCCGTGGTGCCCCACTGCGTGGCCTGCGAGGGTGACGAGCCCGCCGCGATCTACGCCGTGCTCTATTTCCCGGAATAACCCGAGGAGCGGCGGATGACCGAACCATTGCTGCGCGAGCGCACCCTGGGCCAGATCCTGGACGAGACGGTGGAGAAGTGGCCCGACCAGGAGGCCGTGGTCTACGTGGACCGCGAATACCGCCAGACCTGGCGCGAGTTCTCCGAGGTGGTGGACCGCCTGGCCAAGGGCCTCATGGCCCTGGGCGTGAAGAAGGGCGAGAAGGTCGGGATCTGGGCCACCAACGTGCCCTACTGGGTGGCCCTGCAGTTCGCCACGGCCAAGATCGGCGCGGTGCTGCTCACGGTGAACACCTACTACCGTTCCCATGAGCTGTCCTACCTGCTCAAGCAATCGGACTGCGAGAACCTCTTTCTCATCGACGGCTTCCGCGACGTGGACTACCTGGGCACGCTCTACGAGCTGGCCCCGGAGCTGCGGAATCAGGAGCGCGGACACCTGAAGGCCGCCAACTACCCGCACCTCAAGCGCATCCTCTTCCTCGGCCTGGAGAAGCACCGGGGCATGTACTCCATCCCGGAGATCATGGCCCTGGCGGCCATGACCACGGACGAGGAGTACAAGGCCCGCCAGGCCGAACTCTCGCCCCACGACGTGGTGAACATGCAGTACACCTCGGGCACCACCGGCTTCCCAAAGGGCGTGCAGCTGACCCACTACAACATCGGCAACAACGGCTTCTGGATCGGCGAACACCAGAAGTTCACCCACAAGGACCGGCTCTGCCTGCCCGTGCCGCTGTTCCACTGCTTCGGCTGCGTGCTGGGCGTCATGGCCGCCGTGACCCACGGCGTGACCATGGTCCTCCTGGAGGGCTTCGACCCCCTGCTGGTCATGGCCTCCGTGGACCAGGAGCGCTGCACCGCGGTCTACGGCGTGCCGACCATGTTCATCTCCATG
It contains:
- the hisS gene encoding histidine--tRNA ligase; translation: MMKIQKIKGFADLFPEEAAKFTFLESRAREIFGRYGFGELRTPLLEHTELFAKSIGEDTDVVGKEMFTFPDRKGRLLTLRPEATAGVMRAFIEGGDWQPGQVRKYFTTGPMFRYERPQKGRQRQFHQINAEILGANEPQADAELILMLRTFLTDIGLTRLSVELNTLGCRECRPMFRQALTAFFAGLDREKLCEDCRRRVETNPLRVLDCKVPGCGELTKDAPHITDHVCGHCREHFDTVKALLDAARVAYTLNPRLVRGLDYYQRTAFEITSGEIGSQTAVAGGGRYDGLVGSLGGPDVPGVGFACGMERLAMLLEHCPESRPDFHLAVLDERAVNQCLILAQGLRERGLSGEVAYAPGSLKSQLRRANKSGARMALVVGGEEFDKGLVLIKDMGGAADQRHVPRERLLAMVAVSGLEALLSAALPERTEE
- a CDS encoding 2-hydroxymuconate tautomerase family protein, translated to MPFVNIRITRDGATAEQKARLIKGVTDLLVEVLDKNPATTVVIIDEVDTDNWGIGGESVTKRRELAR
- a CDS encoding insulinase family protein, whose product is MTLIHGFRKIREQDIPEIRTRAQVYEHVKTGGRLLSLLNEDENKVFGISFRTPPRDSTGVAHILEHSVLCGSRKYPVREPFVELLKGSLQTFLNALTFPDKTCYPVASTNVQDFYNLIDVYLDAVFHPRLTENTLRQEGWHYDPETPEGPLNFKGVVFNEMKGAYSSPDNQLYEYSQHALFPDVTYGLDSGGDPEQIPDLTFDDFMAFHRAHYQPTNAFAFFYGDDDPVERLRILDEAFSEFERGRPGHYIPLQKPFREPARLERPYAAGPGEGQKSMFTLNFCLPEAADPDLNLGLNVLEHILIGLPSSPLRKALMDSGLGEDLAGAGLETDLRQMYFSVGLKGMARGKADEAAELVLSTLARLADDGLDPKDIEAAVNSVEFDLRENNTGSFPRGLSLMFQALTSWLHEGDPLALLPFETPLAALKERLASGEPVFEGLIRRHFLDNSHRALVVLNPDPELAARRETAERKRLDAVAARLDAERMARLEAQARELERLQETPDSPEDLAKIPRLQLSDLPLENAVIPAETVALGAEPAQFHDLFTNGILYLDLGFDLSAVPDRLLPLAPLLGRVLLETGTAKTDFVTLTQRIARKTGGIAPQTFVTPSRPGPEAAARLFLRGKCTLAQAPDLCDILAEVLTSADLGNRERVRQIVMETKARREQRLVPAGHSIVATRLKARMGRAHLMDERMHGVTGLFFIRELAQRVERDFGCVRADLEELRDILVRRSGLALNVTCDAKGLEAARSAVADLAAALPDAPAPAPAERAPLSLPAREGLALPAQVNYVGKGLNLFDQGWSFDGSAHVVGKLLRASYLWERVRVQGGAYGAFCSLDRLSGACTFVSYRDPNVDRTLKAFDETAQHLKNLKLDRDELEKAVIGAIGEIDGYMLPDAKGFASLARTLNGEDEAFRQKVREEVLSTGPADFAAFGEALAALKDKGEVVVLGETKALEQSAAGLKVERIL
- a CDS encoding pyridoxamine 5'-phosphate oxidase family protein, translating into MDHPLRRAKRKLDDETAFAVLRRCTWGFLSLVGPDGDPYGVPINHVLLEEGGRKRLLFHCAREGRKIDCLKHRPRAFFVAVENPETLPDKFSTAYASAMVSGPVEIVDDPDEKRALLTAFVRGLAPAFQERGRKHIEHRLRDCLVLTLEIEHVCGKGRKEEEPYALAHLGFAVS
- a CDS encoding class I SAM-dependent methyltransferase, producing the protein MNWNAARYDRWFETPEGRFAFAAERRLLEAMVAGWPRRGKTLLEVGCGTGLFLELLYHTGFDVTGVDRSEAMVAAARDRLGKRADIQVANGESLGFCDNEFDYVVLWSVLEFCDDPLGALREAARVAARGVLVGFLNRWSLYWLSHGRNRPGRTLGQARWFSWPEMRRMAEQGLGRPPRYARSVLPGPTATWRDAAPWKYLNAPLYPVCLGAFAALRVDYVDEKPLTPVGSLKIEPAGLG
- a CDS encoding peroxiredoxin — translated: MSCGHDDYEELLECAKVGLPVRDFTLEVYDPAEGGFGEVSLADLKKQGKWTILVFYPADFTFVCPTELADLAERHADLVKLGAEVLSVSTDTKFVHMAWKNDERLLQNVRFKMAADPNGEVSRYFDVWDPASGLDLRGTFIINPEGVLVASEVNFYNVGRNADELVRKMKANVYLKDHPAEACPAKWEPGKKTLTPSEKLVGKVADALDM